Proteins encoded in a region of the Mycobacteriales bacterium genome:
- the erpA gene encoding iron-sulfur cluster insertion protein ErpA has translation MTVQDSAETTTESVVLTETAAVKVKNLLEQEGRDDLALRIAVQPGGCSGLRYQLFFDERTLEGDTFNDFGGVKVVVDRMSVPYLSGATIDFVDTIEKQGFTIDNPNATGSCACGDSFS, from the coding sequence ATGACCGTCCAGGACAGCGCCGAGACCACCACTGAGTCCGTCGTACTCACCGAGACGGCTGCCGTGAAGGTGAAGAACCTGCTCGAGCAGGAGGGCCGTGACGACCTCGCGCTGCGGATCGCGGTGCAACCGGGTGGCTGCTCGGGGCTGCGCTACCAGTTGTTCTTCGACGAGCGCACGCTCGAGGGCGACACCTTCAACGACTTCGGCGGTGTGAAGGTCGTCGTGGACCGGATGAGCGTCCCGTACCTCTCCGGCGCAACCATCGACTTCGTCGACACGATCGAGAAGCAGGGCTTCACGATCGACAACCCCAACGCCACAGGCTCGTGTGCCTGCGGCGACTCCTTCAGCTGA